Within the Pseudomonas chlororaphis subsp. aurantiaca genome, the region CCATGCGTCGCTCGCGCCATCACACGCAGAAGAAAGAAAATCACGGTCGAATCACAGACGCGGTATCGATCCGCGAACGCCCGGCCACGGCTGAGGATCGGGCGGTGCCAGGTCACTGGGAGGGTGACCTGCTGTGCGGTAGCAGGAACAGCCAAATTGCCACTCTTGTGGAGCGTCATACCCGTTACGTAATGCTGGTGAAGTTGGCCGGTAAGGACACCGAGACGGTCATCAGCGCCCTGATCGAAAACGCCCGCGAACTCCCCGAGGAACTCTACCAATCGCTGACGTGGGATCGCGGCAAAGAGATGGCGGACCATAAACGTTTTACGGTGGCTACCGACATCAAAGTCTACTTCTGCGACCCTCATCGTCCCTGGCAACGGGGATCAAATGAGAACACCAACGGGTTGTTAAGACAGTACTTCCCGAAAGGGACCGACCTTGCGGAGCACTCGCAAGCCACGCTCAATGAAGTAGCAAGGCAGCTGAACAGCCGTCCTCGGAAAACCCTAAACTACGAAACGCCCGCTGAACGATTTAGCCAATCTGTTGCATCGACCGGTTGAATCCACAACCCTTTACGGTCGTTCACTGCTGGCAGCTACCTGCCACGCTCCATGAACGACTGGTTCCAGTTGCGCGAACTCCCGAGTGGCTGAACGAGCCCCATGAAAGACAGGACACTGTTTCCCCCTTACGATAAGGGATAGGCAAACGGTTATGTTTATGACTAACAGCAACGATAAGAGTGGGGAGCTTTTGGGCCAGGAGCGGCGGCGCCGCTGGAGCCCAGAGCAAAAGCTGGCCATGGTTCGCGAGAGCCTTGAGCCAGGACAAAGTGTGTCGGTCGTCGCTCGGCGCAACGGCATCAATGCCAATCAGCTGTTCTTGTGGCGCAAGCTGTATCAGGACGGCAGCCTGTCGGCGGTCAGTGCTGGCGAAGCCGTGGTGCCTGCCTCCGAGCTGAGCGATGCGCTCAAGCAGATCCGTGAACTGCAACGGATGCTGGGCAAGAAAACGATGGAAGCCGAAATCCTCAAAGAGGCCGTGGAGATCGCCCGGTCGCGAAAATGGATTGCGCACTCACCCTTGTTGCCGGGGGACGACCAGTGAAGCTGGTCAGCGAATGTCTCGGTGTGGCGCGCTCGCAATTAACGGTTCGAATCAAGCAATCGGTATCGCCCAAAGTACGGCGAAGTAGGCCTGTGGACGATGCTGCGCTGGTGGTCGAAATCCAGCAACAGGTCAGCGAGCTTCCCAGCTATGGCTACCGTCGTGTCTGGGGATTGCTGCGTCGCGCCCGTGAAACCCAGTCGCTGCCGGCGATCAACGTGAAACGAGTTTACCGGGTCATGCGTGATCACAACTTGCTGTTGGAACGTCGACTCAAACAGCCCGGCGTGCCGCGTCGGCACGAAGGCCGTATTGCGGTGAAAACCAGCGATACGCGTTGGTGCTCGGACGGCTTTGAGTTCCGCTGCGAGGACGGGGCCAAACTGAGCGTGACCTTCGCCCTGGACTGCTGTGATCGCGAGGCCATCGGCTGGGTCGCGAGCCCGACCGGGTACAGCGGCGATGATATCCGCGACTTGATGCTGGAAAGCGTGGAGAAGCGCTTTGGTGATCAACTGCCCGTCACGCCGGTGCAATGGCTAAGCGACAACGGCTCGGCGTACACCGCCGAACAGACACGCCTGTTTGCTCGACAGATCGGCTTGCAGCCGGTGACCACCCCGGTGCGCAGCCCGCAGAGCAACGGCATGGCCGAGAGCTTCGTGAAGACGATCAAGCGTGACTACGTGGCGCACATGCCCAAGCCGGATCGAGAAACGGCGTTGCGTAACTTGGCAATTGCCTTCGAGCATTACAACGAGCAGCATCCGCACAGCGCCTTGAATTACCGTTCACCGAGGGAGTTCAGGCGCTTGGCGCCAGCATCAATTTAACGGGGAGTTGGTGTCCGGTTTTGTAGGGGCAAGTCCAGCCTTCCACGCTTCAACTACAGCCTTTTCCTTCTTGTGATCCTTCATGAACTCAAGGTCGATTCGATTAAGTGCCTCGACATGAGCCCAAGAGATGCCATAGGAGCGAGTTGCCATCAGTGTTTTGAAGATGCTGAGCTTGCGTCCCCGAATCTCGTTGCGCTCGTCAAGGAGGCGCGATGCCTGTACTGCAATGAATGGGCTGAACAATGTTACCAAGATAATGAGCACCTGATGGCAATCAATGACACTGCTTTTATCGCCTATTATTCCTAGCTCCTTTCCAATCTAGGCTAGGTTCCATTAAGTAGATTAAACTTAGGCCAAGGAGGGTGAGAAGAGTGAGCAAGCAGATTATTATTGTGGGTGGCGGTGTTGGCGGCACGATGCTTGCCAACCAGTTGGTCAACAAACTCTACCCTGAGATCCTGCGCGGTGAGGTACGTATTACCTTACTATCGAATTCACCTGATCATTTTTATAAACCTGCGTTCATGTACGTGGCCTTCGATCAGTTCTTTCAAGAAGAGTTGAAGCGCCCGGAACGTTCATTGTTGCGCCCGGAAATTGACTTTCAGGTCGACGAAGTCACTCGTTTCGACTTCTCTGGACAGCGCGTGCAGACCCGTAGCGGCAAACGTCATGGTTATGATTTCCTAGTCATCGCCACAGGTTGCGTTCCAGCTCCCGAGCGCATCGATGGCCTCAAAGAGGCTGGCGACCACTTTTATCAATACCAGGCGGCGCGGCAGTTAGCGCAGCGTTTGAGCACCATTGAAAAGGGTCGGATATTTATCACCGTATCCTTTCCCAAGACGCCTAACGTTCCACATCAATGCGGTATCGCCCCGGTGGAAACGACCTTGATGCTTGACGACTTTCTGCGTCGTCGTGGTGTACGGGATAAGGTTGAAATCATTTACACCTATCCCACCACTGCCCAGCTCTTGCGCAACTGTCTGTTCTTACAGCGACCGACCGGCGAGATACTTCCAAACCTTTTCGAGCAGAAAAACATCCGCTTTCAGCGCAGTTTCACCTTGAGCAGGGTTGACCCAGACCGGCGCATCGCCTACTCCGAAGAAGGTGAGGAGCAGCCCTTCGATATTCTGATGGCGACTCCACCAATTCGTGCGGCGGATGTGGTTCTCGAGAGTGGTGCATCACAAGCCGAGAATCACGAAGGCTGGTTGCCGACCAATCATGAAACGCTACAGGTCTATGGACTCGAGGGTGTCTATGTAATTGGCGACGCGGTGGACCTGCCTATCAGTAAGGCTGGAGGTGCCTGCCACAATCAGGCACCAGTGATCGCCAATAACATCGCTGCTGAAATCCGCCTAGGGGCACCCAACACAATGTATGACGGACGCGTCCAGGCGGTAGCGCAGATGGGGCTAAATGCCGGGATGCCACTGTGGTACGACTACGCCCACGATGTTCTACCGACTCCGCCGAGCAAACTCGGTGGTCTGCTGCGTAATGGATTCAACCGCGGCCTGTATTGGGCCGTGGCTCGCGGAATGCTTTGATCCTGTACAAGGAGGAGTGAAAACTCATGGATGCCCCCAATGAGTCACCGGTAATCAGTACCAGCGTCAACGCTTTATTACCTGATCACAATGTTGGACTCGAAACGCTGCTGAGTAAGCTGCAACCGCTGTTGGACGGCGGTCGCATGGATAATATCATCGATGCCCTCGCTTTGGTTTCCGACCTTGTCGATCTGCTAGATCCTGCCTTGGTGGAAAAGCTTGCCGGGTTGTTCGAGGATGCCACTGCTGTTTCCTGGAGCCTTGGCAATGCGTTGCGTATGGCCAAGGCCGAAACCACTGCGCAGGCGGTTCCCCCCAGCCTCTATGGGTTACTGTCGCTGCTCCGCGAAACAGACACCCGTCGCGGAGTGGCACTGATACTCAGAACGCTAAATGTCATTGGAAGACAACTTTGACTTAAGGATTAGCTCATGATCATCAAGCCTCAGCCGTCAACGGTAGGGATTGCTTGCACCCAATGGGATCCCCAAGCTTATCTGAAATTTGCCCGTCTGAGAGAACGCCCAGTGGTAGAGCTGCTGGACCATATCGGCCTGCAGCATCCAAAACGTATCTATGACCTGGGTTGCGGCACCGGAATTGCAACTCAGTTATTGGCCAAGCGCTGGCCACAGGCTGATCTGACAGGAGTGGACAGCTCGACGGAAATGCTCAACGAGGCTAGTTACCTGCCAATCAAGGCGCTTTGGCACAAGTGCGATCTGCAACATTGGCAGGCTGATCAACCAGCAGATCTGTTGTTCGCAGCTGCAGTTCTGCACTTCATCAACGGTCATGAAGTGTTGCTACCACGCTTGCTGAGACAGCTCAAGCCCGGGGGGTGCCTGGCGGCGCATATGCCAAACTGGCGTGATGCACTCTGGTATCAGCTGATGCTCAACACTCTGGAACAGGCCGGTCCAGATGGCGGCCCGCTGGGTACACCGGAGCTGCGCCGATTCATGGCCGAACGCCCAGTGCTGTCACTGGACTGTTACTATCGTTTGTTGGCTCCACTGACCAAGG harbors:
- a CDS encoding methyltransferase domain-containing protein, which gives rise to MIIKPQPSTVGIACTQWDPQAYLKFARLRERPVVELLDHIGLQHPKRIYDLGCGTGIATQLLAKRWPQADLTGVDSSTEMLNEASYLPIKALWHKCDLQHWQADQPADLLFAAAVLHFINGHEVLLPRLLRQLKPGGCLAAHMPNWRDALWYQLMLNTLEQAGPDGGPLGTPELRRFMAERPVLSLDCYYRLLAPLTKDLDIWETEHLQVVEGQSPIFDWVKVSALRPVLLALDEQERQRFLDHYLAQVHQHYSPEGDGHTLFPFKRIFILATV
- a CDS encoding IS3 family transposase (programmed frameshift) — encoded protein: MTNSNDKSGELLGQERRRRWSPEQKLAMVRESLEPGQSVSVVARRNGINANQLFLWRKLYQDGSLSAVSAGEAVVPASELSDALKQIRELQRMLGKKTMEAEILKEAVEIARSRKLDCALTLVAGGRPVKLVSECLGVARSQLTVRIKQSVSPKVRRSRPVDDAALVVEIQQQVSELPSYGYRRVWGLLRRARETQSLPAINVKRVYRVMRDHNLLLERRLKQPGVPRRHEGRIAVKTSDTRWCSDGFEFRCEDGAKLSVTFALDCCDREAIGWVASPTGYSGDDIRDLMLESVEKRFGDQLPVTPVQWLSDNGSAYTAEQTRLFARQIGLQPVTTPVRSPQSNGMAESFVKTIKRDYVAHMPKPDRETALRNLAIAFEHYNEQHPHSALNYRSPREFRRLAPASI
- a CDS encoding NAD(P)/FAD-dependent oxidoreductase, whose protein sequence is MLANQLVNKLYPEILRGEVRITLLSNSPDHFYKPAFMYVAFDQFFQEELKRPERSLLRPEIDFQVDEVTRFDFSGQRVQTRSGKRHGYDFLVIATGCVPAPERIDGLKEAGDHFYQYQAARQLAQRLSTIEKGRIFITVSFPKTPNVPHQCGIAPVETTLMLDDFLRRRGVRDKVEIIYTYPTTAQLLRNCLFLQRPTGEILPNLFEQKNIRFQRSFTLSRVDPDRRIAYSEEGEEQPFDILMATPPIRAADVVLESGASQAENHEGWLPTNHETLQVYGLEGVYVIGDAVDLPISKAGGACHNQAPVIANNIAAEIRLGAPNTMYDGRVQAVAQMGLNAGMPLWYDYAHDVLPTPPSKLGGLLRNGFNRGLYWAVARGML
- a CDS encoding DUF6680 family protein, giving the protein MLIILVTLFSPFIAVQASRLLDERNEIRGRKLSIFKTLMATRSYGISWAHVEALNRIDLEFMKDHKKEKAVVEAWKAGLAPTKPDTNSPLN